Proteins encoded together in one Diceros bicornis minor isolate mBicDic1 chromosome 18, mDicBic1.mat.cur, whole genome shotgun sequence window:
- the HAP1 gene encoding huntingtin-associated protein 1 isoform X4: MRPKDCGQSCAGDRPGPGPGDPAAATPALPPAASPAPEPSAEPEAAPAHAAAAGQGAGSGSPSVSGPPAGVRLASEAGSEAGSQRASAFSAVQGNAQSVPGDSDVPWTHFIFQGPFGPRATGLGTGKAADIWKTPAAYIGRRPGVSGPERAAFIRELEEVLCPDRPPPGKKISQEDVQVMLNLLEELLPPVWEISETRKVFPVDGGVPLQRERDLNTAARIGQSLVKQNNVLMEENSKLEAMLGSAREEILHLRHQVSLRDDLLQLYSDSDDEEEEEEEEEEEEEEEEEEEEEEEEEEEEEQQSDLPYEDPELTPLTESESLHHCPQLEALQEQLRLLEEENDQLREEASQLDALEEEEQMLILDCVEQFSEASQQMAELSEVLAIRMENQDQQQREVSQLRAQVVKLQQRCQLYGAETEKLQRQLASEKEIQMQLQDELQDLREKYTECGGMLIEAREEVKTLRQQAPVSTGSVTHYTYTVPLEALPGFQETLAEELRTSIRRIISDPVFFMERNYETTTEETSDLGYELRYSEAQEQEQGFEAEEGLMPAEDFVPAENFMPAEDLMPEEELGTAEEVVPAEEEVTEEAELVSEEAEAWEEVEPELDETTQTNVVTSALEASSLGPSHLDMKYVLQQLASWQDAHYRRQLRQKMLQKGECSRGGLPPASRTSCRSSSQ, translated from the exons ATGCGCCCGAAAGACTGTGGGCAGAGCTGCGCTGGGGACCGGCCGGGCCCAGGACCCGGGGATCCGGCAGCAGCCACCCCCGCACTGCCACCCGCAGCCAGTCCCGCTCCTGAGCCCTCCGCCGAGCCTGAAGCCGCTCCTGCGCACGCAGCGGCGGCTGGACAAGGAGCAGGATCTGGATCCCCATCCGTCTCGGGACCCCCAGCCGGAGTTCGCTTGGCCTCCGAGGCTGGATCGGAGGCAGGATCCCAGCGCGCATCTGCATTCTCGGCCGTCCAGGGGAATGCCCAGTCCGTGCCCGGCGACTCGGATGTGCCATGGACCCACTTCATATTTCAAGGGCCCTTTGGTCCCCGGGCCACTGGCCTGGGCACTGGAAAGGCGGCGGACATCTGGAAGACGCCAGCTGCCTACATTGGCCGGCGGCCGGGGGTGTCGGGCCCCGAGCGTGCCGCCTTTATTCGGGAGCTAGAGGAAG TGCTGTGTCCTGACCGACCCCCGCCAGGCAAGAAGATCAGCCAAGAAGATGTGCAAGTGATGTTAAATCTGCTCGAGGAG CTTCTCCCACCTGTCTGGGAGATCTCAGAAACCAGGAAAGTATTCCCTGTGGATGGGGGGGTCCCTCTGCAGAGAGAGCGGGACCTGAATACGGCAGCTCGCATCGGCCAGTCCCTGGTGAAGCAGAACAATGTTCTGATGGAGGAGAACAGCAAGCTGGAAGCCATGCTGGGCTCAGCCAGGGAGGAG ATTTTACACCTCAGACACCAGGTGAGCTTGCGGGATGACCTCCTTCAGCTCTACTCAGACTCTGatgatgaggaggaagaggaggaggaggaggaggaagaagaagaagaggaggaagaggaagaggaggaggaagaggaggaggaagaggaagagcagCAGAGTGATCTTCCTTATGAAGACCCCGAGCT GACACCTCTGACGGAGTCGGAGTCGCTGCACCACTGCCCACAGCTGGAAGCCCTGCAGGAGCAGCTGAGGCTGCTGGAGGAGGAGAATGACCAGCTGAGAGAGGAG gcCTCTCAGCTCGATGCCcttgaggaggaggagcagatgcTCATTCTGGATTGTGTGGAGCAGTTTT cgGAGGCCAGCCAGCAGATGGCTGAGCTGTCAGAGGTGCTGGCAATCAGGATGGAGAACCAGGACCAGCAGCAGAGGGAGGTCAGCCAGCTGCGGGCGCAGGTCGTGAAGCTGCAGCAACGTTGCCAGCTG TATGGGGCTGAGACTGAGAAGCTGCAGCGGCAACTGGCTTCGGAGAAGGAAATCCAGATGCAGCTCCAGGATGAG CTGCAGGACCTGCGGGAGAAGTACACGGAGTGTGGGGGCATGCTGATTGAGGCCCGGGAGGAGGTGAAGACCCTCCGCCAGCAAGCCCCGGTGTCCACTGGCTCTGTCACCCACTATACATACACTGTGCCTCTG GAGGCGCTTCCTGGTTTCCAGGAGACCCTGGCTGAGGAGCTCAGAACATCTATCAGGAGGATTATCTCAGACCCTGTGTTTTTTATGGAAAG GAATTATGAAACAACCACAGAGGAGACGTCTGACCTGGG ATACGAGCTACGCTACAGTGAGGCACAAGAGCAGGAACAGGGGTTCGAGGCTGAGGAGGGTTTGATGCCGGCAGAGGATTTTGTGCCGGCGGAAAATTTCATGCCTGCGGAAGACTTGATGCCTGAGGAGGAGCTGGGGACCGCAGAGGAGGTGGTGCCAGCTGAGGAGGAGGTGACGGAAGAGGCAGAGCTTGTGTCAGAGGAGGCCGAGGCCTGGGAAGAGGTGGAGCCAGAGCTGGATGAGACAACGCAGACGAATGTGGTGACTTCAGCCCTGGAGGCCAGCAGCTTGGGCCCCTCGCACCTGGACATGAAGTATGTCCTCCAGCAACTGGCCAGCTGGCAGGATGCCCATTATAGGCGGCAGCTGAGGCAGAAGATGCTCCAGAAAGGTGAGTGCTCCCGTGGGGGCCTCCCTCCCGCCAGCCGGACAAGCTGCAGATCGTCAAGCCAATGA
- the HAP1 gene encoding huntingtin-associated protein 1 isoform X1: MRPKDCGQSCAGDRPGPGPGDPAAATPALPPAASPAPEPSAEPEAAPAHAAAAGQGAGSGSPSVSGPPAGVRLASEAGSEAGSQRASAFSAVQGNAQSVPGDSDVPWTHFIFQGPFGPRATGLGTGKAADIWKTPAAYIGRRPGVSGPERAAFIRELEEVLCPDRPPPGKKISQEDVQVMLNLLEERERDLNTAARIGQSLVKQNNVLMEENSKLEAMLGSAREEILHLRHQVSLRDDLLQLYSDSDDEEEEEEEEEEEEEEEEEEEEEEEEEEEEEQQSDLPYEDPELTPLTESESLHHCPQLEALQEQLRLLEEENDQLREEASQLDALEEEEQMLILDCVEQFSEASQQMAELSEVLAIRMENQDQQQREVSQLRAQVVKLQQRCQLYGAETEKLQRQLASEKEIQMQLQDELQDLREKYTECGGMLIEAREEVKTLRQQAPVSTGSVTHYTYTVPLEALPGFQETLAEELRTSIRRIISDPVFFMERNYETTTEETSDLGYELRYSEAQEQEQGFEAEEGLMPAEDFVPAENFMPAEDLMPEEELGTAEEVVPAEEEVTEEAELVSEEAEAWEEVEPELDETTQTNVVTSALEASSLGPSHLDMKYVLQQLASWQDAHYRRQLRQKMLQKGECSRGGLPPASRTSCRSSSQ; this comes from the exons ATGCGCCCGAAAGACTGTGGGCAGAGCTGCGCTGGGGACCGGCCGGGCCCAGGACCCGGGGATCCGGCAGCAGCCACCCCCGCACTGCCACCCGCAGCCAGTCCCGCTCCTGAGCCCTCCGCCGAGCCTGAAGCCGCTCCTGCGCACGCAGCGGCGGCTGGACAAGGAGCAGGATCTGGATCCCCATCCGTCTCGGGACCCCCAGCCGGAGTTCGCTTGGCCTCCGAGGCTGGATCGGAGGCAGGATCCCAGCGCGCATCTGCATTCTCGGCCGTCCAGGGGAATGCCCAGTCCGTGCCCGGCGACTCGGATGTGCCATGGACCCACTTCATATTTCAAGGGCCCTTTGGTCCCCGGGCCACTGGCCTGGGCACTGGAAAGGCGGCGGACATCTGGAAGACGCCAGCTGCCTACATTGGCCGGCGGCCGGGGGTGTCGGGCCCCGAGCGTGCCGCCTTTATTCGGGAGCTAGAGGAAG TGCTGTGTCCTGACCGACCCCCGCCAGGCAAGAAGATCAGCCAAGAAGATGTGCAAGTGATGTTAAATCTGCTCGAGGAG AGAGAGCGGGACCTGAATACGGCAGCTCGCATCGGCCAGTCCCTGGTGAAGCAGAACAATGTTCTGATGGAGGAGAACAGCAAGCTGGAAGCCATGCTGGGCTCAGCCAGGGAGGAG ATTTTACACCTCAGACACCAGGTGAGCTTGCGGGATGACCTCCTTCAGCTCTACTCAGACTCTGatgatgaggaggaagaggaggaggaggaggaggaagaagaagaagaggaggaagaggaagaggaggaggaagaggaggaggaagaggaagagcagCAGAGTGATCTTCCTTATGAAGACCCCGAGCT GACACCTCTGACGGAGTCGGAGTCGCTGCACCACTGCCCACAGCTGGAAGCCCTGCAGGAGCAGCTGAGGCTGCTGGAGGAGGAGAATGACCAGCTGAGAGAGGAG gcCTCTCAGCTCGATGCCcttgaggaggaggagcagatgcTCATTCTGGATTGTGTGGAGCAGTTTT cgGAGGCCAGCCAGCAGATGGCTGAGCTGTCAGAGGTGCTGGCAATCAGGATGGAGAACCAGGACCAGCAGCAGAGGGAGGTCAGCCAGCTGCGGGCGCAGGTCGTGAAGCTGCAGCAACGTTGCCAGCTG TATGGGGCTGAGACTGAGAAGCTGCAGCGGCAACTGGCTTCGGAGAAGGAAATCCAGATGCAGCTCCAGGATGAG CTGCAGGACCTGCGGGAGAAGTACACGGAGTGTGGGGGCATGCTGATTGAGGCCCGGGAGGAGGTGAAGACCCTCCGCCAGCAAGCCCCGGTGTCCACTGGCTCTGTCACCCACTATACATACACTGTGCCTCTG GAGGCGCTTCCTGGTTTCCAGGAGACCCTGGCTGAGGAGCTCAGAACATCTATCAGGAGGATTATCTCAGACCCTGTGTTTTTTATGGAAAG GAATTATGAAACAACCACAGAGGAGACGTCTGACCTGGG ATACGAGCTACGCTACAGTGAGGCACAAGAGCAGGAACAGGGGTTCGAGGCTGAGGAGGGTTTGATGCCGGCAGAGGATTTTGTGCCGGCGGAAAATTTCATGCCTGCGGAAGACTTGATGCCTGAGGAGGAGCTGGGGACCGCAGAGGAGGTGGTGCCAGCTGAGGAGGAGGTGACGGAAGAGGCAGAGCTTGTGTCAGAGGAGGCCGAGGCCTGGGAAGAGGTGGAGCCAGAGCTGGATGAGACAACGCAGACGAATGTGGTGACTTCAGCCCTGGAGGCCAGCAGCTTGGGCCCCTCGCACCTGGACATGAAGTATGTCCTCCAGCAACTGGCCAGCTGGCAGGATGCCCATTATAGGCGGCAGCTGAGGCAGAAGATGCTCCAGAAAGGTGAGTGCTCCCGTGGGGGCCTCCCTCCCGCCAGCCGGACAAGCTGCAGATCGTCAAGCCAATGA
- the HAP1 gene encoding huntingtin-associated protein 1 isoform X2 gives MRPKDCGQSCAGDRPGPGPGDPAAATPALPPAASPAPEPSAEPEAAPAHAAAAGQGAGSGSPSVSGPPAGVRLASEAGSEAGSQRASAFSAVQGNAQSVPGDSDVPWTHFIFQGPFGPRATGLGTGKAADIWKTPAAYIGRRPGVSGPERAAFIRELEEVLCPDRPPPGKKISQEDVQVMLNLLEERERDLNTAARIGQSLVKQNNVLMEENSKLEAMLGSAREEILHLRHQVSLRDDLLQLYSDSDDEEEEEEEEEEEEEEEEEEEEEEEEEEEEEQQSDLPYEDPELTPLTESESLHHCPQLEALQEQLRLLEEENDQLREEASQLDALEEEEQMLILDCVEQFSEASQQMAELSEVLAIRMENQDQQQREVSQLRAQVVKLQQRCQLYGAETEKLQRQLASEKEIQMQLQDEEALPGFQETLAEELRTSIRRIISDPVFFMERNYETTTEETSDLGYELRYSEAQEQEQGFEAEEGLMPAEDFVPAENFMPAEDLMPEEELGTAEEVVPAEEEVTEEAELVSEEAEAWEEVEPELDETTQTNVVTSALEASSLGPSHLDMKYVLQQLASWQDAHYRRQLRQKMLQKGECSRGGLPPASRTSCRSSSQ, from the exons ATGCGCCCGAAAGACTGTGGGCAGAGCTGCGCTGGGGACCGGCCGGGCCCAGGACCCGGGGATCCGGCAGCAGCCACCCCCGCACTGCCACCCGCAGCCAGTCCCGCTCCTGAGCCCTCCGCCGAGCCTGAAGCCGCTCCTGCGCACGCAGCGGCGGCTGGACAAGGAGCAGGATCTGGATCCCCATCCGTCTCGGGACCCCCAGCCGGAGTTCGCTTGGCCTCCGAGGCTGGATCGGAGGCAGGATCCCAGCGCGCATCTGCATTCTCGGCCGTCCAGGGGAATGCCCAGTCCGTGCCCGGCGACTCGGATGTGCCATGGACCCACTTCATATTTCAAGGGCCCTTTGGTCCCCGGGCCACTGGCCTGGGCACTGGAAAGGCGGCGGACATCTGGAAGACGCCAGCTGCCTACATTGGCCGGCGGCCGGGGGTGTCGGGCCCCGAGCGTGCCGCCTTTATTCGGGAGCTAGAGGAAG TGCTGTGTCCTGACCGACCCCCGCCAGGCAAGAAGATCAGCCAAGAAGATGTGCAAGTGATGTTAAATCTGCTCGAGGAG AGAGAGCGGGACCTGAATACGGCAGCTCGCATCGGCCAGTCCCTGGTGAAGCAGAACAATGTTCTGATGGAGGAGAACAGCAAGCTGGAAGCCATGCTGGGCTCAGCCAGGGAGGAG ATTTTACACCTCAGACACCAGGTGAGCTTGCGGGATGACCTCCTTCAGCTCTACTCAGACTCTGatgatgaggaggaagaggaggaggaggaggaggaagaagaagaagaggaggaagaggaagaggaggaggaagaggaggaggaagaggaagagcagCAGAGTGATCTTCCTTATGAAGACCCCGAGCT GACACCTCTGACGGAGTCGGAGTCGCTGCACCACTGCCCACAGCTGGAAGCCCTGCAGGAGCAGCTGAGGCTGCTGGAGGAGGAGAATGACCAGCTGAGAGAGGAG gcCTCTCAGCTCGATGCCcttgaggaggaggagcagatgcTCATTCTGGATTGTGTGGAGCAGTTTT cgGAGGCCAGCCAGCAGATGGCTGAGCTGTCAGAGGTGCTGGCAATCAGGATGGAGAACCAGGACCAGCAGCAGAGGGAGGTCAGCCAGCTGCGGGCGCAGGTCGTGAAGCTGCAGCAACGTTGCCAGCTG TATGGGGCTGAGACTGAGAAGCTGCAGCGGCAACTGGCTTCGGAGAAGGAAATCCAGATGCAGCTCCAGGATGAG GAGGCGCTTCCTGGTTTCCAGGAGACCCTGGCTGAGGAGCTCAGAACATCTATCAGGAGGATTATCTCAGACCCTGTGTTTTTTATGGAAAG GAATTATGAAACAACCACAGAGGAGACGTCTGACCTGGG ATACGAGCTACGCTACAGTGAGGCACAAGAGCAGGAACAGGGGTTCGAGGCTGAGGAGGGTTTGATGCCGGCAGAGGATTTTGTGCCGGCGGAAAATTTCATGCCTGCGGAAGACTTGATGCCTGAGGAGGAGCTGGGGACCGCAGAGGAGGTGGTGCCAGCTGAGGAGGAGGTGACGGAAGAGGCAGAGCTTGTGTCAGAGGAGGCCGAGGCCTGGGAAGAGGTGGAGCCAGAGCTGGATGAGACAACGCAGACGAATGTGGTGACTTCAGCCCTGGAGGCCAGCAGCTTGGGCCCCTCGCACCTGGACATGAAGTATGTCCTCCAGCAACTGGCCAGCTGGCAGGATGCCCATTATAGGCGGCAGCTGAGGCAGAAGATGCTCCAGAAAGGTGAGTGCTCCCGTGGGGGCCTCCCTCCCGCCAGCCGGACAAGCTGCAGATCGTCAAGCCAATGA
- the GAST gene encoding gastrin, with protein sequence MGRLCVYALIFVLALAAFSEASWKPRSQVQDAPSDLGANKGLEPRWPDRLDGLGPASHHRRQLGLQGPPHLVADLSKKQGPWVEEEEEAYGWMDFGRRSAEEQDQRP encoded by the exons ATGGGGCGACTGTGTGTGTATGCGCTGATCTTTGTACTGGCTCTGGCCGCCTTCTCCGAAGCTTCTTGGAAGCCTCGCTCCCAGGTGCAGGACGCGCCCTCGGATCTGGGGGCCAATAAGGGCCTGGAGCCACGTTGGCCAGACCGGCTGGATGGGCTGGGTCCAGCCTCTCATCACCGAAGGCAGCTGGGGCTCCAGGGTCCCCCACACCTGGTGGCAG ACCTGTCCAAGAAGCAGGGGCCGTGggtggaggaagaagaagaagcatATGGATGGATGGACTTCGGCCGCCGCAGTGCTGAGGAACAGGACCAACGTCCCTAG
- the LOC131417492 gene encoding huntingtin-associated protein 1-like, whose protein sequence is MGGGIVEQQPGVPTQDFRRLEEDRANHPPRAWEEEGPSGVTQAIGTKASTSKGHSRTSPLGFAVSQQPAEAPQTA, encoded by the exons ATGGGGGGCGGGATCGTGGAGCAGCAGCCGGGGGTGCCCACCCAGGACTTTCGGAGGCTGGAGGAGGACAGGGCCAACCACCCTcccagggcctgggaggaagaggGGCCTTCTGGGGTCACCCAGGCCATTGGGACGAAGGCCTCCACCAGCAAGGGCCACAGTCGGACCAGTCCCCTGG GCTTTGCTGTTTCCCAGCagcctgcagaggccccacagacAGCCTGA
- the HAP1 gene encoding huntingtin-associated protein 1 isoform X3, translated as MRPKDCGQSCAGDRPGPGPGDPAAATPALPPAASPAPEPSAEPEAAPAHAAAAGQGAGSGSPSVSGPPAGVRLASEAGSEAGSQRASAFSAVQGNAQSVPGDSDVPWTHFIFQGPFGPRATGLGTGKAADIWKTPAAYIGRRPGVSGPERAAFIRELEEVLCPDRPPPGKKISQEDVQVMLNLLEERERDLNTAARIGQSLVKQNNVLMEENSKLEAMLGSAREEILHLRHQVSLRDDLLQLYSDSDDEEEEEEEEEEEEEEEEEEEEEEEEEEEEEQQSDLPYEDPELTPLTESESLHHCPQLEALQEQLRLLEEENDQLREEYGAETEKLQRQLASEKEIQMQLQDELQDLREKYTECGGMLIEAREEVKTLRQQAPVSTGSVTHYTYTVPLEALPGFQETLAEELRTSIRRIISDPVFFMERNYETTTEETSDLGYELRYSEAQEQEQGFEAEEGLMPAEDFVPAENFMPAEDLMPEEELGTAEEVVPAEEEVTEEAELVSEEAEAWEEVEPELDETTQTNVVTSALEASSLGPSHLDMKYVLQQLASWQDAHYRRQLRQKMLQKGECSRGGLPPASRTSCRSSSQ; from the exons ATGCGCCCGAAAGACTGTGGGCAGAGCTGCGCTGGGGACCGGCCGGGCCCAGGACCCGGGGATCCGGCAGCAGCCACCCCCGCACTGCCACCCGCAGCCAGTCCCGCTCCTGAGCCCTCCGCCGAGCCTGAAGCCGCTCCTGCGCACGCAGCGGCGGCTGGACAAGGAGCAGGATCTGGATCCCCATCCGTCTCGGGACCCCCAGCCGGAGTTCGCTTGGCCTCCGAGGCTGGATCGGAGGCAGGATCCCAGCGCGCATCTGCATTCTCGGCCGTCCAGGGGAATGCCCAGTCCGTGCCCGGCGACTCGGATGTGCCATGGACCCACTTCATATTTCAAGGGCCCTTTGGTCCCCGGGCCACTGGCCTGGGCACTGGAAAGGCGGCGGACATCTGGAAGACGCCAGCTGCCTACATTGGCCGGCGGCCGGGGGTGTCGGGCCCCGAGCGTGCCGCCTTTATTCGGGAGCTAGAGGAAG TGCTGTGTCCTGACCGACCCCCGCCAGGCAAGAAGATCAGCCAAGAAGATGTGCAAGTGATGTTAAATCTGCTCGAGGAG AGAGAGCGGGACCTGAATACGGCAGCTCGCATCGGCCAGTCCCTGGTGAAGCAGAACAATGTTCTGATGGAGGAGAACAGCAAGCTGGAAGCCATGCTGGGCTCAGCCAGGGAGGAG ATTTTACACCTCAGACACCAGGTGAGCTTGCGGGATGACCTCCTTCAGCTCTACTCAGACTCTGatgatgaggaggaagaggaggaggaggaggaggaagaagaagaagaggaggaagaggaagaggaggaggaagaggaggaggaagaggaagagcagCAGAGTGATCTTCCTTATGAAGACCCCGAGCT GACACCTCTGACGGAGTCGGAGTCGCTGCACCACTGCCCACAGCTGGAAGCCCTGCAGGAGCAGCTGAGGCTGCTGGAGGAGGAGAATGACCAGCTGAGAGAGGAG TATGGGGCTGAGACTGAGAAGCTGCAGCGGCAACTGGCTTCGGAGAAGGAAATCCAGATGCAGCTCCAGGATGAG CTGCAGGACCTGCGGGAGAAGTACACGGAGTGTGGGGGCATGCTGATTGAGGCCCGGGAGGAGGTGAAGACCCTCCGCCAGCAAGCCCCGGTGTCCACTGGCTCTGTCACCCACTATACATACACTGTGCCTCTG GAGGCGCTTCCTGGTTTCCAGGAGACCCTGGCTGAGGAGCTCAGAACATCTATCAGGAGGATTATCTCAGACCCTGTGTTTTTTATGGAAAG GAATTATGAAACAACCACAGAGGAGACGTCTGACCTGGG ATACGAGCTACGCTACAGTGAGGCACAAGAGCAGGAACAGGGGTTCGAGGCTGAGGAGGGTTTGATGCCGGCAGAGGATTTTGTGCCGGCGGAAAATTTCATGCCTGCGGAAGACTTGATGCCTGAGGAGGAGCTGGGGACCGCAGAGGAGGTGGTGCCAGCTGAGGAGGAGGTGACGGAAGAGGCAGAGCTTGTGTCAGAGGAGGCCGAGGCCTGGGAAGAGGTGGAGCCAGAGCTGGATGAGACAACGCAGACGAATGTGGTGACTTCAGCCCTGGAGGCCAGCAGCTTGGGCCCCTCGCACCTGGACATGAAGTATGTCCTCCAGCAACTGGCCAGCTGGCAGGATGCCCATTATAGGCGGCAGCTGAGGCAGAAGATGCTCCAGAAAGGTGAGTGCTCCCGTGGGGGCCTCCCTCCCGCCAGCCGGACAAGCTGCAGATCGTCAAGCCAATGA